Proteins encoded in a region of the Triplophysa rosa linkage group LG14, Trosa_1v2, whole genome shotgun sequence genome:
- the LOC130565015 gene encoding SH2B adapter protein 2, translating into MNGDGASSSPEHSSYPLPDWKEFCELHAQASAADFAHKFQRFISENPCYDSPGAEASFSQHFSQHFLTCFSATLEETPGPGSPGGTSTPKYSIVPFVGIQGCSLPYGHELYHHRRDVGASSESLDSMDSGGVGASGQEPQTPTRKMAVVSQSRSSEDLSADHRKARFKKGFSLRNMSLSVVDGVKEIWHRRASPEPDPLASSRRTNGAEVVGLEHWSQKLRLSRGSQGHKAELLEIQREGMLRYMVADDTNCIGAAQWQKCRLLLRKTAAYSDTGEKFLLEFYIPPKSSKPKVSVPLSAIVEVRTTMPLEMPEKDNTFVLKVENGAEYILETIDSLQKNSWVADIQDCIDPGDSGDDIELASCAHSQPLKDFSLVSSCSCEMLCDGSHRGSTVHDHCTPVTQHPSHVPLERFLQSPEAQNANTTSGSPGEGPRETEGESSLAGYPWFHGTLSRVRAAQLVLAGGARSHGLFVIRQSETRPGEYVLTFNFQGKAKHLRLSVNETGQCHVHHLWFQNVSDMLQHFHTHPIPLESGGSTDITLRSYVQVQRTLADVSSPLRDSPVCRTESSQSAHQLSGVAATSDATLSSSSSSSPMAQPSTGGLVSAGGLHSRSNSAERLLEAAGGSADDYHDTDGSRRTRAVENQYSFY; encoded by the exons ATGAATGGTGACGGGGCTTCCAGCAGCCCGGAGCACTCCTCCTACCCGCTTCCGGACTGGAAGGAGTTCTGCGAGCTGCACGCTCAAGCTTCTGCTGCTGACTTTGCACACAAGTTCCAGCGTTTTATCAGCGAGAACCCATGCTACGACTCGCCCGGTGCTGAAGCCAGCTTTTCTCAACACTTTTCCCAGCACTTCTTGACCTGCTTCTCTGCCACCCTTGAAGAAACTCCAGGTCCTGGCTCGCCCGGTGGCACCTCGACACCCAAATACAGCATTGTGCCCTTTGTTGGGATTCAGGGCTGCTCGTTGCCTTACGGCCACGAGCTTTACCATCACCGCAGAGACGTGGGGGCATCTAGCGAATCACTGGACAGCATGGACAGTGGAGGGGTTGGAGCCAGCGGACAGGAACCGCAAACGCCCACTCGGAAGATGGCTGTTGTAAGCCAGTCCAGAAGTTCGGAGGACTTGTCGGCAGACCATCGCAAAGCACGCTTCAAGAAGGGATTTTCCCTACGCAACATGAGTCTGAGCGTGGTCGACGGGGTAAAAGAGATCTGGCACCGCAGGGCCTCTCCAGAACCTGACCCCCTGGCCAGTTCCAGGAGGACCAATGGAGCTGAGGTGGTGGGGTTGGAGCACTGGAGCCAAAAGCTAAGGCTGTCACGGGGTTCTCAGGGACACAAAGCAGAGCTGTTGGAGATCCAGAGGGAGGGTATGCTTAGATACATGGTGGCTGATGACACAAACTGCATTGGGGCGGCACAGTGGCAGAAATGTAGGTTACTGTTGAGGAAGACCGCTGCGTACTCGGACACTGGAGAGAAGTTTCTGCTGGAGTTCTACATCCCACCGAAG TCTTCCAAACCCAAAGTGAGTGTTCCTCTATCTGCTATCGTGGAGGTGAGGACCACAATGCCTTTAGAGATGCCTGAAAAAGACAACACATTTGTGCTCAAG GTAGAAAATGGTGCTGAATATATTTTGGAGACCATTGATTCTCTGCAGAAGAACTCGTGGGTGGCAGATATTCAGGACTGCATAGATCCTGG GGACAGTGGAGATGACATTGAGCTGGCGTCATGTGCACACAGCCAACCTCTCAAAGATTTCTCACTGGTGTCCTCCTGCAGCTGCGAGATGTTGTGTGACG gaTCGCATCGGGGCAGTACCGTTCATGATCACTGTACGCCGGTCACGCAGCACCCCTCGCACGTACCCTTAGAGAGATTTTTACAGTCGCCCGAGGCCCAGAACGCTAACACTACATCAG GAAGTCCTGGTGAAGGCCCAAGAGAAACGGAAGGAGAAAGCAGTTTGGCCGGTTACCCGTGGTTCCACGGGACGTTGTCGCGGGTGCGTGCGGCTCAGCTCGTCCTCGCCGGCGGCGCGCGCAGTCACGGTTTGTTCGTCATCCGTCAGAGTGAGACGAGACCTGGAGAATACGTCCTCACCTTTAATTTCCAGGGCAAAGCCAAG CACCTGCGCTTGTCTGTGAATGAAACCGGCCAGTGTCACGTGCACCATCTGTGGTTCCAGAACGTCTCGGACATGTTACAACATTTTCACACTCACCCTATACCTCTGGAGTCTGGCGGCTCTACGGACATCACGCTACGATCATATGTGCAAGTCCAGCGAACGCTCGCAG ATGTGTCCTCACCCCTGCGGGATAGCCCTGTCTGTCGCACAGAATCGAGCCAATCGGCTCATCAGCTGTCCGGTGTTGCTGCCACCTCAGATGCAACGCTGTCATCCAGCTCGTCGTCGTCGCCGATGGCTCAGCCGAGCACAGGAGGGCTGGTGTCCGCCGGCGGTCTCCACAGTCGCAGTAACAGCGCAGAAAGGCTCCTGGAAGCTGCCGGTGGCAGCGCTGACGACTACCACGACACCGATGGCTCACGGCGGACTCGAGCTGTAGAAAACCAGTACTCCTTCTACTGA
- the dnajc30b gene encoding dnaJ (Hsp40) homolog, subfamily C, member 30b encodes MSYVRSEVSAFKTLRTGACSPGILFCDQCVRRNTDMRLHLRSYCVYLTGTRAYSRGRDTTASPHSSRTAYYDILNISPNATQAQIKAAYYKQSFIYHPDRNRGDDAARRFALIAEAYSVLGSVALRRRYDRGVMTHTDAQAAGRPSSSPRHQGSRRESEAFVNASFDFDAFYQAHYGEQLKREKQMRLKREEFQRQQREDFTRWKVRKLTEMTVGFLLLSGGVLLINLRST; translated from the coding sequence ATGAGCTATGTAAGAAGCGAAGTCTCCGCCTTTAAAACACTGCGCACGGGCGCGTGTTCTCCAGGAATATTGTTCTGCGATCAGTGCGTCAGGAGGAATACAGACATGCGCCTTCACCTCAGAAGTTACTGCGTGTATCTGACAGGAACGCGCGCTTACAGTCGCGGGAGAGACACCACAGCTTCACCTCACAGTAGCCGAACCGCGTATTACGACATCCTGAACATTTCCCCGAACGCGACGCAGGCGCAGATCAAGGCAGCCTATTATAAACAATCCTTCATCTATCATCCAGACCGGAACCGCGGCGACGATGCGGCGCGACGCTTCGCTCTCATCGCGGAAGCGTACAGCGTGCTCGGTAGCGTCGCCCTCAGGAGGAGATACGACCGCGGCGTGATGACGCACACTGACGCGCAGGCCGCCGGGCGACCATCGTCATCACCCCGGCACCAGGGGTCTCGACGCGAGTCGGAAGCTTTCGTGAACGCTTCCTTCGACTTCGACGCGTTCTACCAAGCTCACTATGGCGAGCAGctgaagagagagaaacagatgaGACTCAAACGAGAAGAATTTCAGCGTCAGCAGCGGGAAGATTTCACGAGATGGAAAGTGAGAAAACTGACTGAGATGACAGTGGGATTTCTGCTGCTGTCCGGAGGAGTTCTCCTCATCAACTTAAGATCAACTTAA